The proteins below are encoded in one region of Belonocnema kinseyi isolate 2016_QV_RU_SX_M_011 chromosome 1, B_treatae_v1, whole genome shotgun sequence:
- the LOC117179160 gene encoding uncharacterized protein LOC117179160: IADTKERLDKYYGNSALSISMVKKWFTEFRFGRTSISDAERSGRSKDIITSESVDKIYGMIYDRRVKVREVAEAVGISTERAHHVLHEYLDMKKLYARRVPRLLTLDHKRNHVTTSKECLTMFNRNPNEFLRRFVTVDTDLKKKRPHLSKEKVLFHQDSARVHTCVVAMAKIHKLGH; encoded by the coding sequence aTTGCTGATACGAAGGAAAGACTTGATAAATACTATGGGAACTCTGCACTTTCAATTTCAATGGTTAAGAAGTGGTTTACTGAGTTCCGTTTTGGTCGTACCAGCATAAGTGACGCCGAACGTTCAGGTCGCTCAAAAGACATCATCACGTCAGAAAGCGTCGATAAAATCTATGGAATGATATACGATAGGAGAGTGAAAGTGCGTGAGGTGGCTGAGGCTGTAGGCATCTCAACTGAGCGGGCACATCACGTTTTACATGAATATTTGGACATGAAAAAACTATACGCGAGACGGGTGCCGCGCTTGCTCACACTGGACCATAAGCGCAACCATGTGACCACTTCAAAGGAGTGTTTGACGATGTTCAACCGCAATCCGAACGAGTTTTTGCGCCGTTTCGTAACCGTGGAtactgatttgaagaaaaaacgaccgcatttgtcgAAGGAAAAAGTGCTGTTCCATCAGGACAGTGCACGAGTGCACACGTGTGTAGTTGCGATGGCAAAAATCCATAAATTGGGTCACTAA